Genomic window (Acidobacteriota bacterium):
GTATGACCAAAAACGTGATGCGGATCGAATGGTCCAACTCGAACGGCTGGTCAGGCTACTATGAATGGACGATGGACGCGGACTGCCAAAAAGGTACCGGAACCCTTGTCTTCAAGTCTGGCGGCAGCGGTTCGAGGACGAGCACCGTTGAGCATAACTGAGGCGACGGCGAAACCGATCGCGAACGTCGAACGGACGACGAAAGCCGAGCAAATCCGGCTTTCGTCGAAATGCGAGATAGGAGTTTGCCCCACAATCAGGGAAGACCGCCAAATCAAATATCATTCAGCACGTTTTTGTGTCTTCCAGAAATTCTCCAACGCGCGCCTGAAACCCTAAAATCGCATTCAGCCGTTATCGTCTGACGTTGTCAGGCGCCCGATCAAATTCCGCAAGTGAATCGCGTCGATGATTTGTAGTAGAATGTCTGCACGATCCTCTTTTGGAAACGGTGCAATTTGGGAACAAAACGAGAGAAAATCCTGATCGTAGACGACGAGCGTTTTATCCGTATGACGCTCGGCGAAGCGGTGCGTTCGTGGAACTACGCGCCGATCGAGGCCGGCGACATCGGTACGGCGCGCGAGGTTTTCGCGAACGAGGAGCCGGACATAGTCCTGCTCGATATCGACCTTCCGGACGGGTCGGGACTTGATCTGCTCGACGAGATAAAAGAATCGTCGCCGGATACGGTCGTCGTTATGATCACCGGCAACATCAGCGTCCCGAACACGATCGCGGCATTGCGCGGCGGCGCCCACGATTTCATCGGAAAACCAGTGAGATTGGAGGAACTGCGCGTCACGCTCCGCAACGCGGTCGAGGTCAAACAACTGCGCCGCGAGGTTAAGTACTCGCGCAGCAGCCAGAAGTCAGCGTTCAGTTTCGAACAGATAATCGGAGAATCCCCGGCAATCGTCCGCGCCAAGGACCTCGCCGAAAAGGTCGCGGCGTCCGACGTCAACTCGATCCTTCTGCAGGGCGAGACCGGCACCGGAAAGGATCTTTTCGCGCGTGCCATCCATTACGCTTCGGAACGCGCCGATGCGCCGTACCTTGCGATCAATTGTGCGGCCTTGCCCGCTAACCTGATCGAATCCGAACTCTTCGGCTACGAAAAAGGCGCCTTCACCGATGCCAAACAACGCAAAGAAGGCCTCTTCGAACAGGCCCACGGCGGCACCATCTTTTTGGACGAGATCGGCGAAATGGAACTCGGCTTGCAGGCAAAGCTCTTGCGGGTACTCGAAGAGAGTACATTCAGACGCGTCGGCGGCCTCAAAGACATTACGTTCGACGCCCGTATCATCGCCGCGTCGAACAAACGGCTCAGGGACGAAGGTGAACACGGAACCTTCCGGCTCGACCTGTTTTATCGCTTATCGGTTATTCAGATAGACATCCCGCCGCTGCGCGAGCGCGACGACGACTGCCTGCTTCTCGCAACCTCCTTCATCGAACGCAACAACCCGAAGCGGCGAGGTGAAAAGCTCAAAGGATTGTCGCCGCAGACCGCCGAACTGTTTCGCGGCTACAACTGGAAGGGGAACGTCCGCGAGTTGCGGAACGTCATCGAACGCGCTTCGATCCTCGAAGACGGCGAGTACGTTTCGACCGCGCATCTTCCGGCCGATCTGCTCAAGGATTTCAACGGAGCGGAAGCCGTTTCGAATTCGGTCGTCAGGTTGCCGGCCGGCGGGATCGCGCTCGAGGAGGTCGAAGAAATGCTCGTCAATCAAGCATTCGAGATGGCCAATGGAAACCTGACGCGGGCGGCGAAACTGCTTCACATATCCCGCGATCAGCTGCGCTACAAACTCAAGAAATCGGGCAATTATCAGGTTGAAGGGCAGCACGACGAGGAATAGCGCCATCGAATCCAGCAATGAACGATCTTGTGAGTTTGAATCATTTGAGTTTTGAAGATGAAAACCGGAGTCTGCTCAAGGAACTCTCGGAGATGAAATTCGCACTCGACCAGTCGGCGATCGTCGCCATCACCGATCGCGACGGCACGATCACTTACGCGAACGACAAGTTCTGCCAGATCTCAAAATTCAGCCGCGACGAACTTATCGGCCAGAATCACAGGCTCATCAATTCGAAATATCACTCAAAGGAGTTTTTTCGAAACCTCTGGAAGACCATTTCCGGCGGCGAGGTTTGGCGCGGCGAGATTCGAAATCGCGCCAAGGACGGTTCGTTCTACTGGGTCGAAACGACCATCATTCCGTTTCTCGGCAGCGATCTCAAGCCCTACCAGTATGTCGCGATCCGATATGACATCACTGAGAAGAAATTGACTGAGCAGCAGCTTCTGCGGGCGCAGCGGATGGAATCCATCGGGACGCTCGCGGGCGGCATCGCGCACGACCTCAACAACATCCTCTCGCCGATCCTGATGTCTGTCGATATGCTCGAGATGAACGGCCCGGACCCTGAAACGAAACGCTGGCTCGAGGTCATTCGTGAAAACTCCGAGCGCGGCGCGAACCTTGTTCGGCAAGTGCTGACTTTCGCGCGCGGAATGGAAGGCGAACGCATTCCGGTGCAAACCCGGCACATCGTCAAGGACCTCGTCAAGATCCTTCAGGAAACGCTCCCGAAATCGATCACGCTGCGTTACGAGATCTCAACCGACTTGAAACTGATAAATGCGGATCCGACCCAGATCCACCAGGTACTGATGAATCTCTGCATCAATGCCCGAGACGCGATGCCGTCCGGCGGAAATCTCGTTCTGGCGGCGCGAAACGTCTCCCTCGACGACAATTACGCCCGGGTCCATCTCGACGCGACCGCCGGGAACTACGTTTTGCTGAGCGTCTCCGACAACGGAACCGGAATGACGGATTCGGTCGCGAAGCGCATCTTCGATCCGTTCTTTACGACCAAGGACATCGGCAAAGGGACCGGTCTCGGCCTTGCAACATCGCAGTCGATCATCAAAAGCCTTGACGGATTCATCAACGTCTACAGCGAGGTCGGCAAAGGCACGCAGTTCACGGTTTACATTCCGACATTCGAAGCAGACAACGACGAATCGAACATCACATTGGCGGCGCAAATGCCGCACGGGTCAGGCGAGTTGATCCTGGTCGTTGACGACGAGGAAAGCGTCCGCGAAATAACGCGTGTGACGCTCGAACGATACGGATACGAAGTCCTGACGGCGACGGACGGCGCCGAGGCGCTTGCGGTTTTCTCGAAGAACTCGGACCGCATCGGGATCGTCCTGACTGACCTGACGATGCCTCTGCTCGATGGCAAGGCGCTGATCCGCACGCTTCGCAAGATCGAACCTGAACTGCGGATCATCGCGATGAGCGGATTGATGGGAAACGAACATATCGGCGATCTGAAGAATCTGCAGGTCACCGATATTCTGAACAAGCCCTTCTCCGCCGAGACCTTGCTAAATCTTGTCAGCAAAAGCCTCAGACGATTTTAGATTTGGGATTTGGGATTTGGGATTTGGGATTTGGGATTGGGGATTGGGGATTTGGGATTTGGGATTTGGGATTGAGGATTTGGGATTTGGGATTTGGGATTGGGGATCCTGGAATCTGGAATCTGGAATATCTGGAATCTGGAATATCTGGAATCTGGAATCTGGAATCTGGAATATCTGGAATCTGGAATATCTGGAATCTTGAATCTGGATTCTGGAATATCTGGAATCTGGAATATCTGGAATATCTGGAATCTTGAATCTGGAATATCTGGAATCTTGAATCTGGAATATCTGGAATCGGCGTCAGGTTTGAGATTTGGGATGTCTCGGACTTTCGCGTCGGGCGGCCGCAGCAACGCGCCAACCCGACGATCAGCGAGTCGGTACCGCCTGCGTGAGCGGGCGGGCAACCGCGACCGCACGACGCCAAAACCCCAACTCGTGCTTTTGGAAAAACCGACATGAAGGAAGCAAATCGCGTTTTTTCCAGAACACAGATTGGCGGGATGGAGCGGATTCGTTTCGACCACTAAAGATAGAAAAAGTTCTCAAGAAACGCTGAGTTCGAATTATCCTCTTGCATCCGTTCTCTGTGTCCTGTCAGAATCGGCGCCGGGACCGCCGTAGGCTTCGTGCGGGCGCGGGCCCGCCCGCTGACGCAGGCGGTACTGACTCGCTGATCGTCGGGTTTTCCTTGAACCCGGTTTTTCAAAGTTCCCGAATCTGGAATCCGGTCTCCAGTTCCCCAAGACATCGCAATCCGAATTCGAGGGCCACAAAAATGCCGCAACACATATCGATGTGCTGCGGCTTAAAAGAGGAGGATTGCCAAATTTCAGGAGTCTGTCTTTTGTAGGGTGCCCGTCTGAATGCGCTTTCCCCACGATTTCGACTTACGGTATTTCCGGATGATTCCGATGCGCGACGGTTGCGGGCAAGATCATCATCATTCCAGCGAAGATCATTCCGAAAACCACAAAGCCGATCGCGACACCGACCAACATCGTCATATTACCCGTTACCGTGACCGCGATTGCGAAAACCGCGATCAATGCCCAAATCGTTTCGTAGATTCTAGTCATTCTTCAAAACCCCGTAACTTCTTTCTGAAAGGCGATGATTCTGCGTATCGCCGCTAAAAGGAAGAGCAATACGCGTTCCACACCCAAGATTTGTTCCTTGTGGGGGCATCTCCTAAATCCGCGCGAATTTTCGCGCATTATCAAACAAAAAAAGTGCGGATTTCTCCGCACTTCCCATCTTGCCACCCGGCTTGATCCGTTGTTTACGGCTTTGTCACGACCTTGCCCTCGCTGTCGAGGATGACGATCTCGCCGAGATTCAATTCGCGAATTCCCGCTTCTATCTTCGACAGGTCGCCCACGAGCAGCAAAGACGAACCGCCGACCGATGCGTACTTCTGAACGATCGCATTTACATCGGCCAGTTTCAATTTCGAGAACTCGTCGGTTTCCCGCTGCAGATCGGTCATCGGAAGTCCGTCCGTCCAAAGCGCAATGACCTGGCCGCTGATCCTGCCGTACGCTTCGAATTGCTGTGCGTAGCCGCGCAGTTTGGCCAGACGCGCGCCGTTCAATTCAACTTCCGAGATCGGTTTCTCGCCGGCGAGATTCTTGAGTTCTTTCATAAACTCAACGACCGACTCTTTCGTTTTGTCGGTCTGAACGCCACCCGACGCGATCCACGTCCCGCCCGCCGAGAAATGCTGCGGAAATGCGAACACGCCATACGAGTACCCCTTGTCTTCGCGGAGGTTGAGATTCAAACGGGTTCCGAACCCGCCACCGTAAACCGCATTTGCGAGCGCCAGGGCGTAATAGTCCTTCGACTTGCGCTCCGGAGCCTGAAGCACCTGCGTGACGACCGTTTGGGCCGCACCCTGTTTATTGATCAGATAGACCTTCCCCGGCCCCATCGGCTTGACCGGCGGGATCTTCGCGACGGGCGCCGCGCCGCCTGACCAGGAACCGAAGCTCTTGCGCGTCAGATCCGTGGCTTCGGCGAGCGTGATGTCGCCGACATACACGATCGCCGAACTCGCCGGCTTCCAATATGCTTGGTAGAACTGCGCCAGATCCTCACGCGTGATCGCCGAAACGGTCGACGGCAACGCCGGGCGTCCGTACGGATGGTCCGCGCCGAACGCGACCATCTGACCGACGCGCGATGCAATGCTGTTCGGATTGTTCGCGGCCTGCGTCAATCCGTCGAGGGTCGTTTGCTTCTCGCGTACGAATTCTTCTTCAGGAAACGACGGATTGAGCACGACGTCCGCCATCACTCCGAGCGAATCGCCGAGGTTTCGTTTCAAAACCTCCATATTCATACCCGCCGATTCCCTGCCGGCGCCGCTGAATAGCCCCGTCCCGAGATTTCCGAGAGTTTCGTCGATCTGCAAAGCGTTCCGTGTCTTCGTGCCGCGACGCATCATCCGCGACGTCATCGACCCCAGCCCGGACTTTGCGGCCGGGTCATTTACGCTGCCGGCGCGCGTTGCGAGCGAAACCGCGACCTTCGGAAGTTCAGGCTTTTCGACCACGAAGATCTCAAGTCCGTTTTCCAATTTCGCCGACTTGACCGCAGGAGCCGTAAACGGTTTGTCGCCTCCGAGCCCAGGCTCCTTCGTGCGGTCGACCGCGACGGTCGATGGCTGACCCGACTTCTCCGAACGAAAACGGACGAGCAGACGATCCTTCGTATTGAGATATTTGTCCACCGCCGATCTCAGACTCTCCGCGGAAACGCTGCGGTGCCGCGCGAGATCCGCATCGAACTTGCCCGGGTCGCCGAGAAACGTGTTGTACTGATTCAAGAGGTCCGACTTTCCGCCGAATCCGCCGATCGCTTCAAGGCCTGAAACAAAGCCGAATTCCCACTTCGTCTTAGCTCGATTCAGTTCTTCGGCAGTTGGGCCCTCCTTTGCGAGCCGCGCGATCTCGGCAGTCGTAAGCTTTTCGATCTCAGCAAGATTCGCGCCGGGACGCGCCGTCGCCCACATCATAAACGCCCCGCCGAGCGGCTGGCCCGACTGAAATGCGACAACGTTCGACGCGACCTGCTTATCGTAAACGAGCGCCTTGTTCAGACGCGCCGAAAGGCCGTCGGTCATTATCGCCGCCGCGAGTTCGAGTTCGGCGTCTCCTTCTTCAAAATAGGCCGGCGAGTGCCAGGCAAAGTAAGTACGCTCCTGCGGGACGCGGTCCCTGACCTCGACCGTTCGTTCGCCGTCAAGTTTCGGCATCGACTTTAGCGGTCGATCGAGCGGCGGTCCCGGCGGGATGGTTCCGAAATACTTCTCGACCAACCGTTTCGCTTCGGCGATGTCAAAATCGCCGGCGATGACGAGCGAGAGATTGTTCGGCGTGTAATAGGTGCGGAAAAAGTCCTTGACGTCGTCGAGCGAGGCCGCCGTCAGATCTTCGGGGGTTCCGATGACATCCGTTTGATATGGGTGTCCCTTCGGAAACAGGTTCTCGTTGACGATCTTGTACCAACGGCCGTATGGCTGATTCTCAAGTCCCTGGCGCCTTTCGTTCTTCACAACGTCGCGTTGGTTGTCGAGTTTTTCTTTCGTCAAACCTTCCGGCAGAGTCGCGAGTCGGTCGGCCTCGACCCACAGGAGATTTTCGAGATTTCCCGACGGAACCGTCGCGAAATAGTTCGTCCGGTCCTGATTCGTCGTGCCGTTGACCCCGCCTTCCATCAAGTTCGCGCCGGCCGCTTCGACGTATGTGAAATAGTCCTTGCTCGCGTTTTTCGAGCCCTGGAACATCATATGTTCGAAAAGATGCGCGAAGCCGCTGCGTCCCGGACGCTCGTTCGCCGAACCGACGTGGAACCACTGATTGACGTGGACGATCGGCAGTTTGCGATCGACGTGCAGAATGACCTCAAGACCGTTCGAGAGAGTGTACTTCTCGAATTCGATCTTGGGAACGGAACTCTGTTGAGCCGTCACCTTGACCGCCAAAAGCGGCAGCACAAGCAGGACGATCACGAGATTCAGGCTGATAATCTTTTTCATAGAATGACTCCGGTAAGTTTTTTTGATTGATAGATCCGCCGGTCACGGCGTTCGTTTCGATTGGTACGTTGGAAAGCAGCCTCAGGTTTCGGATCAGCCGATCTGAAAGGTCGCAACGCTGGTCGGCGTCTCGTAGCACCGAACTTTGTAAACCAGGACGCGGTCATCGCCGACGCGCGAGTTCATATACTCACAGAAATATGCTGCGAGATTTTCAGCCGACGGGTTGAGTTCCTCGTCGAACGGCGGGAGTTCGTTCAAATTCCGGTGATCAAGATAACGAACGATCTCGTCCGCCGCGTCTTTCAGATCACCGAAATCGATCAGCAGGCCGATATTGTTGAGTTCCGATCCGCGGGCGAAGATCTCGATCTTGTAGTTGTGCCCGTGCAGGTTTTCGCACTTCCCCTTGTATCCGCGCAGTTGGTGCGCCGACGAGAAGTTGCGTTCGATCATCACTTCATAAAAAGATTGCATTTCAAGATTCTATCCGTCCGATTTGGATCCGGGCAAGGGTCCGCCGTCGAAGATCTTCGCCACTTCGGCGAGATCGCCCGTGATTCGGGTGCGCGGGAGCGAACTCAGAAAATCGCGTCCATAAGATTTTGTCCTGAGCCGCGTGTCGAGCAGTGCGATCACGCCGCGGTCCGTCTTGCTGCGGATCAGCCGCCCGATTCCCTGTTTGAGCGCGATCACCGCCTGCGGCACCGAATAATCGAAAAACGACTTGCCGCCGTTCTCGTCGATGAAACGCGTCCGCGCGGCGACGATCGGGTCGGTCGGAACGGCGAACGGAAGCTTGTCGATGATGACGCACGAAAGCTGATCGCCCTGGACGTCGACGCCCTGCCAGAAGCTCGAGGTCGCGAACAGGACCGCATTCGGCGTTGCGCGAAATCGTTCAAGGATCCCGGCCTTCGACATCGATCCCTGGACGAAGCACGGATAATTTATGCGCATTGAAACCAACTCATAAAGCGCGTTCATCGCGTAATTGCTCGTACACAGCACAAACGCGTGCCCGCGCGTGATCGACAAAAGCTTGATGATCTCGGCCGCCGCCATCTGGCTGTACTCCGCCGAGCGCGGATCCGGCATCGCCTTCGGAATATAGATGATCGATTGCCGTTCGTAGTCAAACGCCGACGGCGCAAGAAGCGTTTCAGTCATTTCGCCTTCGAGCCCGAGGCGTTCGCGGATGAAATCGAACTTGCCGTTCGTCGAAAGCGTCGCGCTAGTGAGAACGACGGTCTCGGTCTTGTCGAAGAGTTTTTCCTTGAGCAGCACCGAGACATCGATCGGCGAAGCGCGCAAAAACATCCCGCGGCCACGTTTTTCGAGCCAATAAACGTAGTTCTTTTCGGCCTGCGAGACGATGAATTCAAGGTCGAACTTGGCTTGACGGACGCGGCGGACGAGACTTTCGGCCTCGGTCATCTTGTCGGACCAGAAATCGACCGCCGATTCGAGCCTTTCGAGCGCTTTCTCAAGTTCAAAATACGCCTCGCCGAGCGGCGTCGGTTCGAGTTCGCCCCGCACTTGCTGAACAAACGCTTCCGGAACGAGCGGAAAACGCCCGTCCTGAGCGCGCGCCTGCGTGAAACGAATCCAGAAATGATCGGCCAAGGTCATTATCTTCGCGCCGAGTTTTGACATATCGCGGGTCGCGATCGCGTCCGTGATCGGAAGTTGATCGGCATCGCGGACCAGTTCGTCGAGCTGAAAACTCGAGACCTGAAAACCGAAGTAGTCGGCCGCGATGTCCTCGATCAAGTGCGCTTCGTCGAAGATCACCGCCGAATAATCGGGCAGGACG
Coding sequences:
- the queD gene encoding 6-carboxytetrahydropterin synthase QueD, producing the protein MQSFYEVMIERNFSSAHQLRGYKGKCENLHGHNYKIEIFARGSELNNIGLLIDFGDLKDAADEIVRYLDHRNLNELPPFDEELNPSAENLAAYFCEYMNSRVGDDRVLVYKVRCYETPTSVATFQIG
- a CDS encoding sigma-54-dependent Fis family transcriptional regulator translates to MGTKREKILIVDDERFIRMTLGEAVRSWNYAPIEAGDIGTAREVFANEEPDIVLLDIDLPDGSGLDLLDEIKESSPDTVVVMITGNISVPNTIAALRGGAHDFIGKPVRLEELRVTLRNAVEVKQLRREVKYSRSSQKSAFSFEQIIGESPAIVRAKDLAEKVAASDVNSILLQGETGTGKDLFARAIHYASERADAPYLAINCAALPANLIESELFGYEKGAFTDAKQRKEGLFEQAHGGTIFLDEIGEMELGLQAKLLRVLEESTFRRVGGLKDITFDARIIAASNKRLRDEGEHGTFRLDLFYRLSVIQIDIPPLRERDDDCLLLATSFIERNNPKRRGEKLKGLSPQTAELFRGYNWKGNVRELRNVIERASILEDGEYVSTAHLPADLLKDFNGAEAVSNSVVRLPAGGIALEEVEEMLVNQAFEMANGNLTRAAKLLHISRDQLRYKLKKSGNYQVEGQHDEE
- a CDS encoding insulinase family protein, which gives rise to MKKIISLNLVIVLLVLPLLAVKVTAQQSSVPKIEFEKYTLSNGLEVILHVDRKLPIVHVNQWFHVGSANERPGRSGFAHLFEHMMFQGSKNASKDYFTYVEAAGANLMEGGVNGTTNQDRTNYFATVPSGNLENLLWVEADRLATLPEGLTKEKLDNQRDVVKNERRQGLENQPYGRWYKIVNENLFPKGHPYQTDVIGTPEDLTAASLDDVKDFFRTYYTPNNLSLVIAGDFDIAEAKRLVEKYFGTIPPGPPLDRPLKSMPKLDGERTVEVRDRVPQERTYFAWHSPAYFEEGDAELELAAAIMTDGLSARLNKALVYDKQVASNVVAFQSGQPLGGAFMMWATARPGANLAEIEKLTTAEIARLAKEGPTAEELNRAKTKWEFGFVSGLEAIGGFGGKSDLLNQYNTFLGDPGKFDADLARHRSVSAESLRSAVDKYLNTKDRLLVRFRSEKSGQPSTVAVDRTKEPGLGGDKPFTAPAVKSAKLENGLEIFVVEKPELPKVAVSLATRAGSVNDPAAKSGLGSMTSRMMRRGTKTRNALQIDETLGNLGTGLFSGAGRESAGMNMEVLKRNLGDSLGVMADVVLNPSFPEEEFVREKQTTLDGLTQAANNPNSIASRVGQMVAFGADHPYGRPALPSTVSAITREDLAQFYQAYWKPASSAIVYVGDITLAEATDLTRKSFGSWSGGAAPVAKIPPVKPMGPGKVYLINKQGAAQTVVTQVLQAPERKSKDYYALALANAVYGGGFGTRLNLNLREDKGYSYGVFAFPQHFSAGGTWIASGGVQTDKTKESVVEFMKELKNLAGEKPISEVELNGARLAKLRGYAQQFEAYGRISGQVIALWTDGLPMTDLQRETDEFSKLKLADVNAIVQKYASVGGSSLLLVGDLSKIEAGIRELNLGEIVILDSEGKVVTKP
- a CDS encoding ATP-dependent DNA helicase, with the translated sequence MENDFIQKIFGADGLIARHHRQYEHRDGQIKMAEAVTRAFEQKKHLIVEAGTGTGKTLAYLVPAIAAAVGNGERIIVSTGTKNLQEQLMEKDIPFLQKIFPKKFTAAYMKGRSNYACLYKIKKAENQPILDGLDEMDHFEEVRGWSRESETGDRAELVGLPENIGFWNRINAKGETCLGQQCPDFEPCFVTRMRSRAEGADVVIVNHHLFFADLNIRGNQYGRVLPDYSAVIFDEAHLIEDIAADYFGFQVSSFQLDELVRDADQLPITDAIATRDMSKLGAKIMTLADHFWIRFTQARAQDGRFPLVPEAFVQQVRGELEPTPLGEAYFELEKALERLESAVDFWSDKMTEAESLVRRVRQAKFDLEFIVSQAEKNYVYWLEKRGRGMFLRASPIDVSVLLKEKLFDKTETVVLTSATLSTNGKFDFIRERLGLEGEMTETLLAPSAFDYERQSIIYIPKAMPDPRSAEYSQMAAAEIIKLLSITRGHAFVLCTSNYAMNALYELVSMRINYPCFVQGSMSKAGILERFRATPNAVLFATSSFWQGVDVQGDQLSCVIIDKLPFAVPTDPIVAARTRFIDENGGKSFFDYSVPQAVIALKQGIGRLIRSKTDRGVIALLDTRLRTKSYGRDFLSSLPRTRITGDLAEVAKIFDGGPLPGSKSDG
- a CDS encoding response regulator; this encodes MNDLVSLNHLSFEDENRSLLKELSEMKFALDQSAIVAITDRDGTITYANDKFCQISKFSRDELIGQNHRLINSKYHSKEFFRNLWKTISGGEVWRGEIRNRAKDGSFYWVETTIIPFLGSDLKPYQYVAIRYDITEKKLTEQQLLRAQRMESIGTLAGGIAHDLNNILSPILMSVDMLEMNGPDPETKRWLEVIRENSERGANLVRQVLTFARGMEGERIPVQTRHIVKDLVKILQETLPKSITLRYEISTDLKLINADPTQIHQVLMNLCINARDAMPSGGNLVLAARNVSLDDNYARVHLDATAGNYVLLSVSDNGTGMTDSVAKRIFDPFFTTKDIGKGTGLGLATSQSIIKSLDGFINVYSEVGKGTQFTVYIPTFEADNDESNITLAAQMPHGSGELILVVDDEESVREITRVTLERYGYEVLTATDGAEALAVFSKNSDRIGIVLTDLTMPLLDGKALIRTLRKIEPELRIIAMSGLMGNEHIGDLKNLQVTDILNKPFSAETLLNLVSKSLRRF